Genomic window (Aquimarina sp. BL5):
GCCGGATCCACGTTTTAACGATCAGTTAGTGACTCGTTTTGTAAACATGATGATGTGGGACGGAAAGAAATCGGTTGCTTTCAAAATTTTCTATGATGCAATTGATATCGTAGAAGAGAAAAAACAAAACGAAGAAAAAACTGCTTTGGAAATGTGGAAAGATGCGTTGTCTAACGTAATGCCACATGTAGAGGTAAGAAGCCGTCGTGTTGGAGGTGCTACCTTCCAGATTCCTAACCCAATTAGACCTGATAGAAAGATATCTACTGCTATGAAGTGGTTGATTCAGTTTTCTCGTAAGAGAAATGAAAAGTCTATGGCTCAAAAACTTGCTGCAGAAATTCTTGCTGCAGAAAAAGAAGAAGGAGCTGCGGTTAAGAAAAGAGTTGATACTCATAAGATGGCTGAAGCAAATAAAGCATTCTCACACTTTAGATTTTAATCACGAACAGAAATGGCTAGAGATTTAAAATATACAAGAAATATTGGTATTGCTGCGCACATTGACGCAGGAAAAACTACGACAACTGAGCGTATTTTATATTATACGGGAGTTAGTCACAAGATTGGTGAGGTGCACGATGGTGCTGCTACAATGGACTGGATGGAACAAGAGCAAGAAAGAGGTATTACAATTACTTCTGCTGCAACCACTTGTGAGTGGAAGTTCCCGACAGAAAATGGTCAAGCAATAGATGATACAAAAGGATATCACTTTAATATTATTGATACTCCGGGTCACGTTGATTTTACGGTGGAAGTAAATCGTTCTCTTCGTGTACTTGATGGGTTGGTTTTCTTGTTTAGTGCTGTGGATGGTGTTGAGCCACAATCAGAAACTAACTGGAGGCTTGCTGATAATTATAAAGTTCCTCGTATAGGATTCGTAAATAAAATGGACCGTCAAGGATCTAACTTTATGGCGGTTTGTCAGCAGGTTAAGGATATGTTAGGTTCCAATGCTGTCCCAATCGTAATGAATATTGGTGATGAGGCGGATTTTAAAGGGATCGTAGATTTGGTGAAAAACCGTGCAATTGTTTGGCATGATGAAACACAGGGGTCTACTTTTGATGTTATTGATATTCCTGAAGAATTAAAAGAAGAAGCAGCTGAATTAAGAGGTAAGCTAATTGAAGAGGTTGCAGCTTATGATGAAAATCTTCTTGAAAAATATATGGAAGATGAGGATTCTATTACAGAGGATGAAGTGCATGCTGCATTGAGAGCTGCTGTAATGGATATGTCAATCATTCCTATGATTTGTGGTTCTGCATTTAAGAATAAAGGAGTACAGTTTCTTTTAGATGCGGTATGTCGTTACTTACCTTCTCCAACAGATAAAGAGGGTATAGTAGGAGTTAATCCTAATACGGATAAAGAGGAACTTCGTAAGCCTGATGTAAAGGAGCCATTTGCTGCCTTAGCGTTTAAGATTGCTACGGATCCTTTTGTGGGACGTTTGGCATTCTTCCGTGCGTATTCAGGTCGTTTAGATGCTGGTTCTTATATATTGAATAACCGTTCAGGTAAGAAAGAGCGTATTTCACGTATTTACCAGATGCACTCTAATAAACAAAATGCTATCGATTATATCGAGGCAGGAGATATTGGTGCAGCTGTAGGTTTTAAGGATATTAAAACTGGTGATACAATGACTGATGAAAAAAATCCTATTGTTTTAGAATCAATGGATTTTCCTGATCCGGTAATTGGTATTGCTG
Coding sequences:
- the rpsG gene encoding 30S ribosomal protein S7, with the protein product MRKRKAKKRPILPDPRFNDQLVTRFVNMMMWDGKKSVAFKIFYDAIDIVEEKKQNEEKTALEMWKDALSNVMPHVEVRSRRVGGATFQIPNPIRPDRKISTAMKWLIQFSRKRNEKSMAQKLAAEILAAEKEEGAAVKKRVDTHKMAEANKAFSHFRF
- the fusA gene encoding elongation factor G, with product MARDLKYTRNIGIAAHIDAGKTTTTERILYYTGVSHKIGEVHDGAATMDWMEQEQERGITITSAATTCEWKFPTENGQAIDDTKGYHFNIIDTPGHVDFTVEVNRSLRVLDGLVFLFSAVDGVEPQSETNWRLADNYKVPRIGFVNKMDRQGSNFMAVCQQVKDMLGSNAVPIVMNIGDEADFKGIVDLVKNRAIVWHDETQGSTFDVIDIPEELKEEAAELRGKLIEEVAAYDENLLEKYMEDEDSITEDEVHAALRAAVMDMSIIPMICGSAFKNKGVQFLLDAVCRYLPSPTDKEGIVGVNPNTDKEELRKPDVKEPFAALAFKIATDPFVGRLAFFRAYSGRLDAGSYILNNRSGKKERISRIYQMHSNKQNAIDYIEAGDIGAAVGFKDIKTGDTMTDEKNPIVLESMDFPDPVIGIAVEPKTKADVDKLGMSLAKLAEEDPTFTVRTDEASGQTIISGMGELHLDIIVDRLKREFKVEVNQGQPQVEYKEAITQSADHREVYKKQSGGRGKFADIVFTIEPADEGVVGLQFESTIKGGNVPKEFIPSIEKGFKMAMVNGPLAGYEVDAVKVTLKDGSYHDVDSDQLSFELAAKLGFKNSAKAAKAVIMEPIMKLEVITPEENMGDIVGDLNRRRGQVSDMGDRAGAKTVKATVPLSEMFGYVTTLRTLSSGRATSTMEFSHYAETPSNISEEVIAAAKGVNA